The following are from one region of the Corynebacterium hindlerae genome:
- a CDS encoding FecCD family ABC transporter permease: MFGVRSITVAEALSALRGATDTAGEAAAWTRIPRTVLALCAGATLATSGVVFQAVTRNPLADPGIFGVLSGASLAVVISIAFFNVSRPFPTMLIAATGAFAAAAFVYSVGSIGRGGATPLKLALAGAATAAALSSLTSAILLPRAEVMDAFRNWQIGSVGGARWDSLSVALPMLGIGFIIVFLSCNGLNALALGDDVATGLGINLTRTRVLATLGAVLLCGTVTAVTGPIAFVGLIVPHLIRMVLGTDHRILLPANALAGAVLLTLADTAGRLLNNPSEVAVGIIMPFLGAPLFIWIVRQTRIREL; the protein is encoded by the coding sequence ATGTTCGGGGTTCGGAGTATCACCGTCGCTGAAGCTCTCTCGGCACTGCGTGGAGCAACAGACACCGCGGGCGAAGCAGCAGCATGGACACGTATTCCGCGCACCGTATTGGCATTGTGTGCCGGCGCTACGCTCGCAACCTCAGGGGTGGTTTTCCAAGCAGTGACGCGTAACCCGCTGGCTGACCCTGGAATTTTCGGGGTCTTGTCCGGGGCTTCCCTGGCTGTGGTCATCAGTATTGCATTTTTCAACGTTTCTCGCCCCTTCCCCACCATGCTCATCGCCGCCACGGGAGCCTTCGCCGCTGCAGCATTCGTCTATAGCGTGGGTTCTATCGGCCGCGGCGGAGCTACACCGCTGAAGCTCGCTCTCGCCGGGGCAGCCACGGCCGCAGCGCTATCCAGTTTGACCAGCGCCATCTTGCTACCACGCGCCGAAGTGATGGATGCGTTCCGGAATTGGCAGATCGGCTCCGTCGGTGGCGCCAGGTGGGACTCCCTCTCGGTAGCTCTGCCCATGCTCGGCATTGGCTTCATCATTGTTTTTCTGAGCTGCAATGGACTCAACGCGCTTGCTCTCGGCGACGATGTTGCCACCGGACTCGGAATCAACCTCACCCGTACCCGGGTGTTGGCAACACTGGGAGCGGTACTCCTGTGTGGCACGGTTACTGCCGTGACCGGCCCCATTGCTTTCGTGGGGCTTATCGTACCGCACCTGATTCGCATGGTCCTCGGAACTGATCACCGAATCTTGCTCCCAGCTAATGCCCTAGCTGGCGCCGTGTTACTCACCCTCGCAGATACCGCTGGGCGCTTGCTCAATAATCCGTCAGAGGTTGCAGTTGGCATCATCATGCCTTTCCTCGGCGCGCCACTGTTCATCTGGATTGTGCGCCAGACAAGGATCCGGGAATTATGA
- a CDS encoding FecCD family ABC transporter permease — MTPLATTIRHHRRRATTTTLIKLCLIALLTIALWLGSLMLGDSFYSLADVIGVLRGDTVPGASFTVGELRLPRATVAIVAGFAFGVSGVIFQTMLRNQLASPDIIGISAGAAAAGATMIVLFHAPQTVVSAVALVTSLSVAGLVYLLSIKSGFAGTRLILMGIGVAAMLQAWTSYVLSKASAWDLPTATRWLTGSLNNMSWERGLPLMVTVGVVVPLLLIGTHRLSILRLGDDVATSLGLRVNLLRGALLIGAVTLISVATSATGPISFVAFMAGPIAMRLFPRGANLVLPAGIVGALLILAADFAGQFLVGTRYPVGVITGSLGAPFLIYLLVKTSH, encoded by the coding sequence ATGACACCACTAGCTACTACCATTCGGCACCATCGCCGACGCGCTACCACCACGACGCTCATCAAGCTGTGCCTCATCGCACTTCTCACCATAGCGTTGTGGCTGGGAAGCCTGATGCTGGGAGATTCCTTCTACTCACTTGCTGATGTCATCGGCGTATTACGTGGCGACACCGTCCCCGGCGCGTCTTTTACGGTGGGTGAGCTACGGCTCCCGCGCGCCACCGTTGCTATCGTCGCTGGTTTTGCCTTTGGGGTTTCCGGGGTCATCTTCCAAACCATGCTGCGTAACCAGCTGGCCTCACCGGACATCATCGGAATTTCAGCTGGCGCAGCCGCTGCGGGCGCCACCATGATCGTGTTATTTCACGCGCCTCAGACTGTTGTCTCGGCAGTGGCCCTGGTGACGTCGTTAAGCGTCGCGGGACTGGTTTATTTACTCTCGATTAAATCGGGTTTCGCTGGTACGCGACTTATTTTGATGGGGATCGGTGTCGCAGCGATGTTGCAAGCGTGGACCAGCTACGTGTTGTCAAAAGCATCCGCCTGGGATTTACCCACTGCTACCCGCTGGCTGACCGGTTCACTCAACAATATGTCCTGGGAGCGAGGCCTTCCACTCATGGTTACCGTCGGGGTCGTGGTACCGCTGCTGCTCATCGGCACCCATAGACTGTCAATCCTCCGGCTGGGGGACGATGTCGCTACCTCACTCGGTTTGCGGGTCAATCTGCTCCGTGGCGCACTGCTTATCGGTGCGGTGACACTGATCTCAGTTGCCACCTCCGCTACCGGCCCAATTTCCTTCGTCGCGTTCATGGCCGGGCCCATTGCCATGCGGCTTTTCCCGCGTGGCGCAAACTTGGTTTTACCTGCTGGAATTGTCGGTGCCTTACTGATCCTGGCAGCTGATTTTGCCGGGCAGTTCCTCGTCGGCACACGCTACCCAGTCGGCGTTATCACCGGCAGCCTCGGCGCGCCGTTCCTGATCTATCTGCTCGTGAAAACTTCCCACTGA
- a CDS encoding ParA family protein, which yields MRTISFFNNKGGVGKTTLSTNVAHYFASRGKRVLYVDCDPQCNATQLMLSEEQTERIYLNSLDNEAAERDSLANTVYAIFVPLREGESQINTNIRPFRSERFGVDVLAGHPALSQIEDLMSDAWQSALSRQTGPFRRIHWAGQLAVAMEEQDRYDAIFFDVGPSLGPFNRTVLLGCDAFVTPTATDLFSFHAFGNLARWFKDWVSQYSEMCEGNLMEWARFSPDVDAKTKALRLGGYDGQGLRYLGYTTLEYMKRKSNGQEQLVGAFERFRGKFATEAERIKKALSNYSRADLLGHVPHMHSMPATAQDAHAPIMALTSADGVKGAQINQRDNYATKINEVAARVYDALFS from the coding sequence GTGCGCACAATCAGCTTTTTCAACAATAAAGGTGGCGTGGGAAAAACAACTCTTTCCACCAACGTTGCCCATTACTTTGCTAGCCGCGGTAAGCGCGTCCTTTACGTTGACTGTGATCCGCAGTGCAACGCTACCCAGCTGATGCTGAGCGAGGAACAAACCGAGCGGATTTACCTCAACAGCTTGGACAACGAAGCTGCGGAGAGAGATTCTTTGGCTAATACGGTGTATGCGATCTTCGTGCCACTGCGGGAGGGTGAATCGCAGATCAATACCAACATTCGCCCGTTTCGTTCGGAGCGGTTCGGGGTGGATGTCCTGGCCGGGCATCCGGCGTTGTCGCAGATTGAAGACTTGATGAGTGACGCGTGGCAGTCAGCGCTGAGCCGGCAAACCGGCCCGTTTCGTCGTATCCATTGGGCCGGTCAGCTGGCAGTAGCAATGGAGGAGCAGGATCGCTACGATGCGATCTTCTTTGACGTTGGCCCCAGCCTGGGGCCGTTTAACCGCACTGTCTTGCTCGGGTGCGATGCCTTTGTCACCCCGACAGCCACCGATCTGTTCAGCTTCCATGCCTTCGGAAACCTTGCCCGCTGGTTCAAGGATTGGGTCAGCCAGTATTCCGAGATGTGCGAGGGTAACCTCATGGAATGGGCACGCTTTTCCCCTGATGTGGATGCAAAAACGAAAGCCCTGCGCTTGGGTGGATACGACGGTCAGGGGCTGCGCTACCTGGGGTACACCACGTTGGAGTACATGAAGCGAAAGTCTAACGGGCAAGAGCAACTTGTGGGCGCCTTTGAACGCTTTCGCGGGAAGTTCGCTACCGAAGCAGAGCGGATTAAAAAGGCCCTGAGCAATTACTCCCGGGCTGATCTGCTCGGCCACGTGCCACACATGCACTCCATGCCTGCCACAGCACAGGACGCGCATGCGCCCATTATGGCGCTCACCAGCGCTGACGGGGTGAAAGGTGCCCAAATCAACCAGCGGGACAACTATGCCACGAAGATCAATGAGGTGGCAGCCCGGGTATACGATGCCTTATTTTCCTAG
- a CDS encoding ABC transporter ATP-binding protein, whose translation MPTTLTARALSAGYGADPIVKDLTISFEPGKITSIVGPNGCGKSTFLRTLARLIRPTAGVIELDGKALNSYSSRELARRLGLLPQSPIAPEGMTVADLVGRGRTPYQGILGRWSATDYEIVAEAMAATEVDELATRCLEDLSGGQRQRAWIAMALAQQTDVLLLDEPTTYLDLKHQLEVLDLLTDLNRRHGTTIIMVLHDLNLAARYSDNLVAMRDGHLHAVGAPSDVLTQRLTREAFDLETLIVTDPVSGLPSVSPIGRHHTTYAKELS comes from the coding sequence TTGCCTACAACGCTAACAGCCCGTGCACTGTCTGCTGGATACGGGGCTGATCCCATTGTCAAGGACCTGACTATTTCGTTCGAGCCCGGCAAAATCACCTCCATCGTCGGCCCTAACGGTTGTGGTAAATCAACATTTCTGCGCACCTTAGCCCGGCTTATTCGCCCCACGGCGGGCGTTATTGAACTCGACGGCAAGGCCCTTAATTCCTACTCCTCACGGGAACTAGCTAGGCGGCTTGGGCTGCTCCCGCAGTCTCCCATTGCCCCAGAGGGGATGACGGTGGCTGACCTGGTTGGTCGCGGCCGCACACCCTACCAGGGAATTTTAGGACGGTGGAGTGCCACCGACTACGAGATTGTCGCTGAAGCAATGGCGGCAACTGAAGTTGATGAACTTGCTACTCGCTGCCTGGAAGATCTCTCTGGTGGCCAGCGACAGCGCGCGTGGATCGCGATGGCGTTAGCGCAGCAAACTGATGTGTTGCTCCTTGATGAACCCACCACGTACCTGGATCTCAAGCACCAACTGGAAGTCCTCGATTTACTTACGGACCTCAATAGGCGCCACGGGACCACCATCATCATGGTGCTGCATGACTTAAACCTTGCTGCGCGTTACTCGGACAACCTGGTGGCGATGCGGGATGGGCACCTGCATGCTGTGGGCGCTCCCAGTGACGTACTGACCCAACGTCTTACCCGCGAGGCATTCGACTTGGAAACGCTCATCGTGACCGACCCAGTTTCGGGCCTGCCATCGGTTTCTCCCATCGGCCGACACCACACCACTTATGCAAAGGAGCTTTCATGA
- a CDS encoding peptide MFS transporter: protein MSQAAMQRSAERTFFGHPWGLANLFGVEMWERFSFYGLQSLLLFYMYYQTTEGGLAMDKKLATAIVGAYGGMVYLSAIIGGWVADRLLGAEKTVFYSGIVIVFGHASLAIIPGYAGMIIGLICIALGAGCLKTAAGTVLGNLYAKNDPRRDAGFSVFYMGINIGALIGPMLTGALWKWSGFHWGFGAAAIGMTLGLIQYAVMRKHTITPETHAPVNPLPKEKMPLLVVGTVAGIAIIVALFYFKILHAKQLSNIVVIIAVLTSLFLFAQMFTSPLTRPEEKRRLLGYIPMFIGSVTFFTIFKQQFTVLAVYTDKRLNHTFWGVEIPPSWIHSINPVFIIVFAAVFAGLWSWMGERQPSAPLKYALGTFVIGIAPLVFLPFAGGGELSTPFWVIVLVLFLFTMAELHISPVGLSMATRVAPDAFKARAMSLNLLSLSIGTALSGTLAGYYDPTSATAERTYFIALAVSALAVSAVLFVLVKPVLKAFGGVR, encoded by the coding sequence ATGTCACAAGCAGCTATGCAACGTAGCGCAGAGCGCACGTTTTTCGGTCATCCCTGGGGCCTTGCCAACTTGTTTGGCGTAGAGATGTGGGAGCGGTTCAGCTTCTACGGCCTCCAGTCGCTCCTTTTGTTCTACATGTACTACCAGACCACCGAGGGTGGACTGGCTATGGACAAGAAACTAGCTACGGCTATCGTCGGCGCCTACGGTGGCATGGTCTACTTGTCTGCGATCATCGGTGGCTGGGTAGCCGACCGCCTGTTGGGTGCCGAGAAAACAGTGTTTTACTCGGGCATCGTGATCGTCTTTGGCCATGCCTCCCTGGCCATCATCCCAGGTTACGCAGGCATGATTATTGGTCTGATCTGTATCGCGTTGGGTGCAGGCTGCCTAAAGACAGCCGCGGGAACCGTGCTGGGCAACTTGTACGCCAAAAACGATCCACGTCGCGACGCCGGTTTCTCTGTTTTCTACATGGGGATCAACATCGGCGCCCTGATCGGGCCAATGTTGACGGGTGCGCTGTGGAAGTGGTCCGGATTCCACTGGGGCTTCGGTGCCGCAGCGATCGGTATGACACTCGGGTTGATTCAGTACGCGGTAATGCGCAAGCACACCATCACTCCAGAAACCCACGCCCCGGTCAACCCGCTGCCGAAGGAGAAGATGCCGCTGCTGGTGGTGGGGACCGTTGCGGGCATCGCGATCATCGTGGCGCTGTTTTACTTCAAGATCCTGCATGCAAAGCAGCTGTCCAATATCGTGGTCATCATCGCTGTGCTCACCTCGCTGTTCCTGTTTGCGCAGATGTTTACTTCTCCGCTCACCCGCCCGGAGGAGAAACGACGACTGCTGGGCTACATCCCGATGTTCATCGGTTCGGTGACGTTCTTTACCATCTTCAAACAGCAGTTCACGGTGCTCGCCGTGTACACCGATAAGCGGCTTAACCACACGTTTTGGGGGGTTGAGATCCCACCGTCATGGATTCACTCCATCAATCCGGTGTTCATCATCGTGTTCGCGGCTGTCTTCGCGGGGCTGTGGTCTTGGATGGGAGAGCGGCAGCCTTCCGCGCCACTGAAGTATGCACTGGGTACGTTTGTCATCGGCATCGCGCCGCTGGTTTTCCTTCCATTTGCAGGTGGCGGTGAGCTTTCCACTCCATTCTGGGTAATTGTCTTGGTACTCTTCCTGTTCACCATGGCGGAATTGCATATCTCCCCGGTGGGTCTTTCCATGGCAACTCGCGTAGCACCCGACGCATTCAAGGCTCGCGCGATGTCTTTGAACCTGTTGTCGCTGTCTATTGGTACTGCGCTTTCCGGCACTCTGGCTGGCTACTATGACCCAACGTCGGCGACCGCCGAACGGACGTATTTCATCGCGCTGGCCGTTTCGGCCTTGGCTGTGAGTGCGGTGCTGTTTGTGCTGGTGAAGCCGGTCTTGAAGGCGTTTGGTGGGGTGAGGTAA
- a CDS encoding iron-siderophore ABC transporter substrate-binding protein, producing the protein MNKTFRVFTLALATASLTFTLTACGNADTAYQSTSNSASTADAQSAFPVTIKHAFGETTITKAPQRIASIGWANHEVPLALGQTPVGISKATFGDDDNNGILPWVEEKLTELGANSGDKAPAIFDETDGVPFEQIANTKPDLILATYSGITQEDYDTLSKIAPVVAYPDMAWGTSLEEMIEISSQALGKAEEGKKLTEELNSKIAASLDKYPNLKDKKVLFTSFGGSSDPSKIGFYSIKDPRMGFLTSHGLSAPNIVTEQSATAEKFWIEAATEKPEQFADVDLIISYSSGDASEDEKKVKEMQADPLLSKIPAIKDGHIAFLEQGPLGAAANPSPLAIPWAIDRYFAVLNDGLQ; encoded by the coding sequence ATGAACAAAACCTTCCGGGTTTTCACACTTGCCCTTGCCACAGCTTCCCTCACCTTCACTCTGACTGCGTGCGGAAACGCAGACACCGCCTACCAGAGCACCAGCAACAGCGCCAGCACGGCCGACGCCCAATCCGCCTTCCCGGTCACCATCAAGCACGCCTTTGGCGAAACCACCATCACCAAAGCCCCACAACGCATCGCAAGCATCGGCTGGGCCAACCATGAAGTCCCCCTCGCCCTAGGCCAAACTCCTGTCGGAATCAGCAAAGCCACATTCGGCGATGACGACAACAACGGCATTCTTCCTTGGGTCGAAGAAAAGCTGACAGAACTCGGAGCAAACTCCGGCGACAAAGCACCCGCGATCTTCGACGAAACAGATGGCGTCCCTTTCGAACAGATAGCCAACACCAAACCAGACCTCATCCTGGCCACCTACTCCGGGATCACGCAGGAGGACTACGACACCCTCTCCAAGATCGCACCAGTAGTCGCATACCCCGACATGGCCTGGGGCACGTCGTTGGAGGAGATGATCGAGATTAGCTCCCAGGCCCTCGGTAAGGCAGAGGAAGGCAAGAAGCTCACGGAAGAGCTGAACAGTAAGATTGCTGCGAGCCTCGATAAGTACCCCAACCTAAAAGACAAGAAGGTACTGTTCACCTCCTTCGGCGGCAGCTCCGACCCATCCAAGATCGGCTTCTACTCCATCAAGGATCCCCGCATGGGATTCCTCACCAGCCATGGCCTTTCCGCGCCCAACATCGTCACGGAACAATCAGCCACGGCAGAGAAATTCTGGATTGAGGCTGCTACGGAAAAACCAGAGCAGTTTGCAGACGTCGACCTCATCATTTCCTACTCCTCGGGCGACGCATCCGAAGATGAGAAGAAGGTCAAGGAGATGCAAGCTGACCCACTACTTTCTAAAATCCCAGCTATTAAGGACGGCCACATCGCCTTCCTGGAGCAGGGACCGCTCGGGGCTGCGGCCAATCCTTCCCCGCTGGCCATCCCATGGGCAATCGACCGTTATTTTGCCGTGCTTAACGACGGACTCCAGTAA
- a CDS encoding class I SAM-dependent methyltransferase codes for MSLTKTQQTLFYPLIGRAEAARTWPELFSDSWAEQAREIALSHGVAINDMPLFSQASYGLRHIASIAEIKTYLANHPEAAVVNLGCGLDRLEEDLAEIPHGPLYNLDFPEVIELRKRWLPASDSIELPFSAFEHEWMKQVDARGGFVALAAGVMYFFEIEQATALIDAMGRQFPGGEFIYDAQSPDVTSRSERVLASAGLPATMPFKLADPYCVRDWSPAVSNVDIEFNFMHYLPQGQRELLPPDVADTFTQVAERKDMYLVKVEF; via the coding sequence ATGTCTCTCACGAAAACCCAGCAGACCCTGTTTTATCCGCTGATTGGTCGCGCGGAGGCTGCGCGGACCTGGCCCGAACTGTTTTCAGATTCTTGGGCTGAGCAGGCTCGGGAGATCGCACTCAGTCATGGGGTGGCCATTAACGATATGCCGCTATTTTCGCAGGCCTCCTATGGTTTGCGACATATCGCTTCGATAGCGGAAATCAAAACCTACCTGGCCAATCATCCTGAAGCCGCGGTGGTCAATCTCGGCTGCGGGCTGGATCGCCTGGAAGAAGATCTGGCTGAGATTCCGCACGGTCCCCTCTACAATCTGGACTTTCCCGAGGTCATCGAGTTACGCAAGCGGTGGCTACCGGCCAGCGATTCCATCGAGCTACCTTTCAGTGCATTCGAGCACGAGTGGATGAAGCAGGTGGACGCCCGCGGTGGCTTCGTCGCACTCGCGGCGGGTGTGATGTACTTCTTTGAAATTGAGCAGGCCACAGCGCTTATCGACGCCATGGGCCGCCAATTCCCGGGCGGAGAATTCATCTATGATGCTCAATCGCCAGACGTGACCAGTCGTAGCGAACGGGTACTTGCTAGTGCCGGGCTGCCAGCCACGATGCCGTTTAAGCTAGCGGATCCCTACTGCGTTCGGGATTGGTCGCCAGCGGTGTCGAATGTTGATATTGAGTTCAACTTCATGCACTACCTCCCGCAAGGGCAGCGGGAGCTACTGCCTCCTGATGTGGCTGATACCTTCACGCAGGTAGCGGAGCGGAAAGATATGTACCTGGTAAAGGTAGAGTTTTGA
- a CDS encoding glycosyltransferase, protein MTLNLAAAVVATWFGSTSATFTRASTLRELGMAPLQVFDPLGAYSLLLHGCPHWPECVASWRHYVMTGARWKSFSLANKRNGLGGTILVAMSRQLKIAQFVDNYGPAHNGLLIAVQQLEGDLLSRGHEVIVVAPKAKGRNPHQGNPNREEIRLPSVVVPKLPVRIASGRKFTSTIKKIGKLQPDVIHVHGFGPIGVLGLWSAVRHDIPLVVTWHTDFDAYAEHYPAILPVLRGVVRLFAQMNRSEVYALSDIKQARLELGDNASLLGLMRRMLTEANIVTAPSPKTQSRALLLAPGADVRCVPNGVDKLPAGPAPIERGTGPLIMYAGRIAPEKGLTLLFDAFELVAEIRPDAQLMVVGDWEHTKSLRRRLAKMREKYQVILPGEQPHSELGAYYAMADVFAFPSTTDTQALVLHEAALAGLPIVLADTELDLVIEPGVNGEFGGATPIAFAAALLKVIDRLADPAWSDRARSRSQELAGQWNLESQAEAMMDIYEELSDRH, encoded by the coding sequence TTGACGCTCAATCTGGCAGCTGCGGTGGTGGCTACGTGGTTCGGTTCCACCTCAGCGACGTTCACCCGGGCGTCCACGTTGCGAGAGTTGGGGATGGCCCCGCTCCAAGTATTCGATCCGCTCGGCGCTTACTCGCTCTTGCTCCACGGCTGTCCACACTGGCCGGAGTGTGTTGCGTCTTGGCGGCACTACGTCATGACTGGGGCCCGTTGGAAAAGCTTTTCACTAGCCAATAAGCGCAACGGCTTGGGTGGCACTATCTTGGTGGCTATGAGTCGTCAGCTGAAGATCGCCCAGTTTGTAGATAACTATGGGCCAGCGCATAACGGATTATTGATTGCGGTACAGCAGCTGGAGGGCGATCTTTTGAGCCGTGGCCATGAGGTGATTGTCGTCGCTCCGAAGGCAAAGGGACGCAACCCACACCAGGGAAACCCGAATCGGGAGGAAATCCGATTGCCTTCCGTCGTGGTCCCTAAGCTGCCCGTGCGGATTGCCTCGGGGCGTAAATTCACGTCCACTATTAAAAAGATCGGCAAGCTCCAACCCGATGTGATCCATGTGCATGGGTTTGGTCCGATTGGGGTGTTGGGTCTGTGGTCGGCTGTGCGCCATGACATCCCACTCGTGGTCACCTGGCACACCGACTTCGACGCCTATGCCGAGCACTATCCGGCTATCTTGCCGGTGCTGCGTGGAGTTGTGCGACTGTTTGCGCAAATGAACCGCTCCGAGGTCTACGCCCTGAGCGATATCAAGCAAGCACGCCTGGAGTTGGGGGACAACGCCTCCCTCCTCGGATTAATGCGGCGCATGCTCACCGAGGCAAATATTGTCACCGCGCCGTCACCGAAAACTCAAAGTCGCGCGCTGTTACTGGCTCCTGGTGCGGATGTGCGTTGTGTGCCCAATGGCGTCGATAAGCTGCCTGCTGGCCCTGCCCCCATCGAGCGTGGCACCGGCCCACTCATCATGTACGCCGGCCGCATTGCCCCGGAGAAAGGACTCACGCTCCTTTTCGACGCCTTCGAGCTCGTCGCCGAGATCCGGCCAGATGCCCAGTTGATGGTAGTCGGCGATTGGGAACACACTAAATCACTGCGGCGACGCCTCGCCAAGATGCGGGAAAAATACCAGGTGATCCTGCCCGGCGAGCAACCGCATTCTGAGTTGGGTGCGTACTACGCCATGGCCGACGTGTTCGCTTTCCCCTCCACTACTGACACGCAGGCGCTGGTCCTGCACGAAGCCGCCCTAGCAGGACTTCCCATCGTGCTCGCGGACACGGAACTAGACCTAGTGATTGAGCCCGGTGTCAACGGCGAATTTGGTGGCGCCACCCCGATTGCTTTTGCCGCCGCACTGCTCAAAGTTATTGACCGTCTAGCTGATCCCGCGTGGTCCGACCGCGCCCGTTCCCGCTCCCAAGAACTAGCCGGGCAGTGGAATTTGGAATCCCAGGCCGAGGCAATGATGGACATATACGAGGAGCTAAGCGACAGGCACTGA
- a CDS encoding siderophore-interacting protein has product MTFRPFRVRVARTQQISPHFQRITFHGVEHMGPKDTVRDLRIKLIIPHGGSLPELPEENWYATWKDLEPTTRGVMRTYSIRALRRAPAGRLAGTAHDELDVDFVLHPEAAGPASSWAHTAQVGEEIILIGPARDDDSGTGIEFTPDPHNHVVMLGDETALPAIAKTLEEWPVGKTGAVFIEIPCELDAQELIAPPGVSVQMLPRDCAAPGSLLYQHLERLVVEATAERPTLPETEDAEYDPELVIWETPRFSRAGQSLAAEASAPSTSPFVDTYFWIAGESSAVIQMRRLLVNNQVPRQQISFMGYWKRGIAMQG; this is encoded by the coding sequence ATGACCTTCCGACCGTTTCGTGTGCGCGTGGCCCGTACCCAACAGATTTCCCCTCATTTCCAGCGCATCACCTTTCACGGCGTCGAGCACATGGGCCCGAAAGATACGGTCCGCGACCTGCGAATAAAACTCATCATCCCCCACGGTGGCTCCTTGCCGGAGTTGCCTGAAGAAAATTGGTATGCCACCTGGAAAGACCTGGAACCTACCACCCGTGGTGTAATGCGCACCTACTCCATACGAGCGTTACGACGCGCACCGGCAGGCAGGCTGGCAGGCACAGCACACGACGAGCTCGATGTTGACTTCGTCTTGCACCCCGAGGCCGCAGGTCCGGCCTCCTCCTGGGCGCACACCGCGCAGGTCGGCGAGGAAATCATCCTCATCGGCCCGGCGCGTGACGACGACTCTGGCACCGGCATCGAATTCACCCCGGACCCCCACAACCACGTGGTCATGCTCGGTGATGAAACTGCGCTACCAGCGATCGCAAAAACATTGGAGGAATGGCCCGTCGGCAAAACTGGGGCGGTATTCATAGAGATTCCCTGCGAGCTCGACGCGCAGGAGCTTATTGCCCCACCCGGGGTCTCTGTCCAAATGTTGCCCAGAGATTGTGCGGCCCCAGGCTCCCTGCTGTACCAACACCTGGAACGGCTGGTGGTGGAGGCGACCGCTGAGCGGCCTACGCTCCCTGAAACCGAAGACGCTGAATACGACCCGGAGCTGGTCATCTGGGAAACCCCTCGCTTTTCTCGCGCTGGACAATCCCTGGCAGCTGAGGCGAGTGCCCCAAGCACGTCACCTTTTGTTGACACTTACTTCTGGATTGCGGGTGAGTCTTCCGCAGTGATCCAGATGCGCAGGCTACTGGTTAACAACCAGGTGCCACGCCAACAGATTTCATTCATGGGGTATTGGAAACGAGGCATTGCGATGCAGGGGTGA
- a CDS encoding ElyC/SanA/YdcF family protein has translation MLIFLVLALIIGFVVLFRKEPRSIWPGVLFTFTFFIVIAAIAIGVSLAFSWLAGPLILVMAVVLMAVLASAPLVLGGFLLVNMFIVWRKEGRSVAALTSGIIGAALFIYTGVFYFSFLSSMMERNLTRVELVFVAAFPTVVYIGLAFVCFITYTIFYEWFFNRFGKRPDAVIVLGAQVRDPDQLTPLLRSRVDHGIKVAQRAIDSGKDTVLVFSGGQGTDEPCAEGEAMARYAISQGVDPSRVIVEDKSTTTEENLTYSAELLRDQDRVPHDPWIAVASSDYHAFRGALMMRKAGLDGYATGARTARYFWPSAKVREFIAIVVDHKWSVIAFGILSVLAGLIMSDFSTP, from the coding sequence GTGCTTATTTTCCTCGTCCTCGCGCTGATCATCGGTTTTGTGGTGCTCTTCCGGAAAGAGCCTCGCTCCATTTGGCCGGGAGTGCTCTTTACTTTTACGTTTTTCATCGTCATAGCGGCGATTGCGATTGGGGTTTCCCTCGCCTTTTCCTGGCTGGCTGGGCCGCTCATTTTGGTGATGGCCGTGGTACTGATGGCCGTGTTGGCGTCCGCCCCACTTGTCTTGGGTGGGTTTTTGCTGGTCAACATGTTCATCGTGTGGCGCAAAGAGGGCAGGTCGGTCGCAGCATTGACCTCCGGCATCATCGGCGCTGCTCTGTTTATCTACACCGGAGTGTTCTATTTCTCCTTCCTTTCCTCAATGATGGAAAGAAACCTCACCCGGGTTGAACTGGTGTTTGTGGCAGCATTTCCCACGGTCGTCTACATTGGCCTGGCTTTCGTGTGCTTCATTACGTACACGATCTTCTACGAGTGGTTTTTCAACCGTTTCGGCAAACGTCCGGACGCTGTCATTGTTCTTGGCGCCCAGGTTCGCGATCCCGACCAGCTCACCCCATTGCTCCGCAGCCGAGTAGACCACGGCATTAAGGTAGCGCAGCGCGCAATCGATAGTGGCAAAGATACTGTGCTGGTATTTTCCGGTGGCCAAGGAACGGACGAGCCTTGCGCCGAAGGAGAAGCCATGGCGCGATACGCGATCTCCCAAGGTGTTGACCCGAGCCGGGTGATCGTGGAGGACAAATCGACCACCACGGAGGAAAACCTTACGTATTCTGCCGAGCTGCTCCGCGACCAGGACCGGGTGCCACACGACCCGTGGATCGCGGTAGCAAGTTCCGATTACCACGCCTTCCGCGGAGCGCTGATGATGCGCAAAGCCGGCCTTGATGGCTATGCCACCGGGGCACGGACAGCCCGCTATTTCTGGCCGAGCGCAAAGGTGCGTGAATTCATCGCTATCGTCGTCGATCACAAGTGGTCAGTGATCGCCTTCGGCATCTTAAGCGTGCTGGCGGGGCTCATCATGTCCGATTTCAGCACGCCTTAG